The stretch of DNA TTGGCTGTAGGAACAGTAGCAACATGTTCGTTAATAATAGCTCAAACCATTGGTGACAAAGTATCACCAACTGATAATCCAGCATTGTATCTCCAATTGGTGTTCACTGCTACTTTTATCACTGGGATTCTTCAGACTGCTTTGGGTGTATTAAGGTAACACACTATGCAttacactattattattattattattattattattattattattattattattattattattattattattattattattattattattattattattttaataaataaTCAAAAATCATAATTTTATCACTAGGTTTCTTCAGACCGATTTTTAATTTATAAAGTATAATTAGGTGgcgaaaaaattatgaaaaacgaACTAGCAATAAGTCGATAACTATGGTCAGAAATCGAAAAGTTcaactaaaaatttcaaatttgtcAACAAATGAACACAACACACTGCTAGCCCCTAATTAGCTCCGCCACTAGATTCATACTGAGTACAAAAGATATATATTCGTATAATCATATTATTTTTTATGCCAATTATTTAGTTACTTTTGATAGAGATGGAATTGGCTCGTGTCGAGCCGTGCGGAGAAGAAAATGGCACGACCCATGCCGATGAATGTGGGCTTTGTGTTGTGCCAGCTAAATGAAAATGGCGGCTCAGGCACGGCTCAGGCTCACGGCCCATTCGTGTCGTGCTGTGCAGTGTCGTGTCGTGTCGTGTCGTGCATGCTTGAGCGTGCCTTAACAATTCTTCCACTTTAACTCAATTTCTTCGTATTTTGAGTGTGCCTAAGTGTGTCGACGTGTCGTGCCTAACCCAGTCTTTTTTCTCACACCTCGGCCTAGGCACGGCACATGGCGTGTCGTGTTGTGCTGAGCCGTGTCAATTCCGTGATGTGCTAAAATAGGCCATGGGCCATGCTGGGACGTGTCAGCCCAACGACCCGCATGCCACTTCCATCTGTAACTTTTGATTAAAATAGGGAAGGGAAGGAGTACTAGTTTTCTAGAAAGTACAGCCGTGTGTCTCATGCATTAAGGAATGTAAACACGTGAAATCCTATACGTAGTCACTAGGTCAAAAGTGCAGTAGTGCACCGAGGTGACAAGACGCATAGTACAAGGTACAGTCGATCATCACTCATGAGTCTCATACATTTTCTATAAGGAACGTCAACACGTGAACCCCAAAATTCAATGACAATGATTAGTGGTGTAGAATGTAACAATCCGTCTCGTTGAAGACAgtcactatccgtcacaagctgaagacggatagtagCTCTCTCACAAAATGCAGGTGGAAGGGTAAGTGGAGATATCCATTTCCCTCAAATTGCATTATtcatttgcattttgtgagagggacatTATACGTCTTCACCTTATGACGGATAgtatccgtcttcaatgagaatttgtgagaATGTAAATACACAAATTTTTGTCTAAGATGGGTATTACTTAAGATGGGTCATATATACCCGTGAATAGAATAAAAGTATAATGCATTGAAAAATGTAAAAAAGTTTATCCTATATATATCTATAGTCCCAGACAAGCTAATTTGAGCCATAGTCCAAGACAAGCTAAAACAAGTACTCCGTATGAGTCAATTTCCAACATAGCAAAGCCCATACCGATAATAATAGTACGTAGTACTCGTAGTTTGACGCGTTTTAATTAGGGTAAAAGTGCACAAAATGGAACTATAAACAGGGTAAAAGTTGGGGTAAAACGATACTAATTTCATTCTCATAACGACACTAATAAATGGGTTAGCTGTGTCGGGTTCCAATAACGTGTTTGTTTTAATTATAGATTGGGGTTTCTAGTGGATTTCTTATCACACTCAACAATTACTGGATTCATGGGAGGAACAGCCGTGATAATTTCCCTACAACAATTGAAGGGTATTTTCGGGTTGTCGCATTTTACTACTAAGACTGATGTGGTCTCGGTATTGACAGCGGTGTTCACTCACAGAAAGGAGGTAACGTTACTTGAGTACTTGTAAAACTGATACTACGATTTACTCCCTCGGTCCCAATCATTTGATTAAATCGCAATCTGCACTATCAGACTCGATCTAATCCAAATTAGCAGTTTACAACCTAAAGAACCCGTTTGTAAGGTTTAACGGTACGGTCGGCCTACTAACCCGTTCGTCTGTTGGTGGTTATTGGCAATAATCATCAATACTCCCTCAGTCTTTCCATTCAATTTGATATAAGTCGATTTTGCAGTGGCATTGGCAAAGCGCGGTTGTAGGAATAATCTTTCTTACGTTCCTGCATTTTACCAAATACCTGGTCAGTACTCTATTATTCTCATGTGACTTTTTTTTGTTTCCACAACAGAAATTATATGAACATCGAGCAATTTAATAATAAGAACTAAAATCCGTTTTTATTAATTGGAGCAGAAAACCAAGAAACCAAAGCTATTCTGGATCTCGGCCATGGCCCCTCTAGCGACTGTCATAATAGGTGGCCTTTTCGCTTATTTTGCACATGCCGAGAAATACGGAATCACTGTCGTAAGTTCATTTTTCTGTGCCACAAATACTTAATAAGACGGTTTTAGCTTAAGCACTACTGTAAAATCATGAGTCGTTACTAAAAAGTTCTACTCGTATATATTACTGTTAGTTAAAATCGTCTTACATGAAATTTCACGAAATCTCTTTTTCTATACGATGTAttaaaggataacaaatgacatACTCCGTAAATGACAGGTTGGTCCATTAAAGAGAGGAATAAATCCGTCATCAATCAAAGAACTGAACTTTGATGCCAAGTATATTGCTGCACCTTTAAAAGCCGGTCTTATAACAGCAATTTTAGCCCTTGCTGTAAGACCGCTAATCTACACTATAGTATTTTTTATTACGATTAATACAGTACATAAAATTATTGATAAATCTAAATTTAATAGGAAGGAATTGCAATTGGAAGGAGTTTCGCGATAATGAAGAATGAGCAAACGGATGGTAACAAAGAGATGATCGCTTTCGGCCTCATGAACATTGTTGGTTCTTTTACTTCTTGCTACTTGACCACAGGTTTGTACAATTGTACCTTAATATAATAGCAAGTTTGTCGAGTTTGCAAGCTATCACATATACGTATATTATATTCAACTCCTTATAATAGAAACGCACGACACATAGGCATTTTTGCGTATTTTTTGGACACGTTCTAAAAACCGATGTACGTAATTTCTAATAATTTGTTCATgtaaatgcaaaaacaatgcaggtCCATTTTCAAAAACAGCAGTGAATTACAACGCCGGATGCAAGACTCAAATGTCGAACgtagttatggcaataataatgATGCTAACATTATTATTGTTGGCACCCTTGTTTAGCTACACACCAATGGTGGCTCTTTCTGCAATTATCATGTCCGCGATGATTGGTCTAATTGAGTTCGACAAATATTATCACCTTTTTAAAGTCGATAAGTTTGATTTTTGTATTTGTATGGTTGCGTTCCTTGGTGTGTCCTTCATCAACATGGATACTGGCCTCGCTCTCTCGGTAAGCTCCTCTACTTgaccttttttttgtttttgaatacGAAGATAGGCCCTGCTAGTCGTCCCCTCGCTCTAACACGATGACTAATGTGTGGACGGTAATATATGATGCAGGTTGGATTGGGCATAATAAGGGCACTTCTATATACAGCAAGGCCGGCGACATGCAAATTAATCAACATTCCAAACTCAAATCTGTACAGAGATGTAGAACAATATCCTGTTTCATCTGGGATTTCAGGGATCCTAATAATTCAATTAGGCTCCCCTATTTTCTACTCAAATACCACTTACATTCGTGAAAGGTCGGTTTTACCCTCATGCAATTTAGTTTTcaattttcatattagattttttttttagcAAAATAATTGGGATTCTTACAATTTGATTACATGAAGCAGGATTATAAGGTGGATTAGAGACGAGGAATCCAATAGTGATATGCAGGGTGACTCTGTTGAGCACGTTATATTGGACTTAGGAGGTAAAGTTTCCACTCCTTATCTTTTTCGACAAAGAGTTATTGGATTTTCACCATCGGTAGTTTGTCTTATGACATTACTTGACGATGCtgaaaatcaatattataaaacTAATATAGAGTACTTTATTACATTGAATGTCGTAAACttatttttctttagttataATTTTCAAAAGGTTCAATATGATTATAATCGAAATTGGTGATGTGAATTAATTTGCACGAAACACTAACAGGAGTGACGAGTATAGACATGACGGGAATCGAGGGTTTCTTTGAGTTAAAGAGACTTTTGGAAGCCAAGGGAATTAAGGTGGCACTTGTAAATCCAAGGATTGAAGTGTTAGAGAAGTTGATTAAGTCAAAGCTCATAGATGCGATAGGCAAAGAAGCAGTGTTTTTGTCTATTGAAGATGCAGTTGGGTCATGTAGATTTAGACTCAACGGCCCCAATAAATTGAACCAGCAAAACAGTGCATAGAAGCCCAAAACTGAAACCAAATGTAGAGTGGGCTTTCAGCATGCATACATGACATATTGACATATCAATCACATTGTTGGAAAATTATCAACCCCTAGAATGAAAATATAATATTTTTTTCGAGAGAGAAATATTTTTATTCAATGCTTCTCTTACCGTTGTAAAAGTAAGTAATGTTATAGGGTATCAGGTATGTATTTGATTTTCCGCTTTTATGCGTTAATATAATATTTTAGGATTTTCGACCTCTTGaataacaattggtctcccttgtgacgggttaccatttgtgacggatattttgtgagataaaatagtaacaaaatgggttagtggagaaaggggaccacataaatagtgttgcagagagagaaaaagtgggtacattgtgaggtaaaatggtatccgtcttcagcttgtgacggatatgtcatgtcttcaatgagaatttgtgcttgaaTAATGAGAGaaagtcaatttttttttttacaatgtaACCATCTAAGGACTATCCTACATAAGGTCCTAATAGCCAGTTGAAATTCAGGAAAAGACTTTGTTTTCTTGAAACATACACCTAAATGGGATGTCCGGTAGAGAAAAGGGTAAAGAAATGGAAACAAGAAAGGTAAATAAGGAGAAAATAATATACAATCTTTTTTATTAAGCTGGTTGTTTGGTAAAATATGAAAGAGAATGCAATTATTGTCCAACCAAAGAAAGGAATGGGAAACATTCATTTCTTTTTGTCTTTTTGTAAACAGCCTAATTAAACTCCCCTTAGTGAATATAGTGCAAAAGTTCTTGTAACTCAATAGTAAAAATGAATATACCATTTTAAACTACTTTCTTTGTCTTGAATCATGATCAATAGTTATTTTTGTTCTTTGCCATCGGATGTGCATAGTTGGTACCTTTCGTTGTGGCTTCATGTTCGAGAAATTCCCAAAAATAAGTCCTAGTAGCATTTTTCGCTTTCTCATAATGTGTGATTCTATTCGTATTGCTGTTTGATTCTGGAAGGAATTTCATACTCTTTTCTGTTTTCGACATTTACAAGAATTTACAAGTATGAACGAGACCGTACTATCCACTTTATTTGTGTACCATAAATTTACTTTTGGGTTATGATTTGGGACTCATCTAGTTACTGTTGTTTGGATTTCAGAAGCTGGTCTTATTAAATACTCAACGATTGTGCAGTAATAACAACTGTACTCACAATATTGTCCGAGAGTTAAATACGAGACGACTTTAGACGTGAGACAATGACAACATAAAGCAATGTAAACAATCGTGATTAATATGCGAATAATAATAACTTTAGCAACTATCATCACTAGACTTCAACTCTAGTGGTGGAAAAGTTCTGTTCTACTGTGAGGCATTGCACAAGTGCGGGAATTGACGTGGGCCACCATTGGTGCTCGAGTATATGAAATCTCGACACATAATATTTAGGCAAAAGTTTTGAAGGCGTTATGCACCTTGTTCGCGTGTCGCACAAAACTAACCGATATTCGGAGGAAAGATACATATAAATAAGCTTGTCATTGTATGGGTGTACCCCAATGTTCATCTTGCAAATACTGCCTTCAAAACTGGTGCGATCCGGAGATTCAATACTATTCCCGGTGTCTTTGCACAAGCCTTGGAAAGTCGACTCTCACTTGAGACGTGCTTGATTCAGGTCCAACTTCCACACTACCATCTCCAATTTAATATCCTTCCCATCTTTTCTGTACGACAAGCAAGGttttgttggtgatttaagagtaattactggttcatttggcgtaattaagattggttcgtaaatgggtaatttctaaataatgtaatgcgagttcgggaagtacggagtgtacacttACATAATTATTTACGGTATAGTTTTCGGTTCGAATAACTATCAAGGGGGTCTCGCTACTCggatttttaattaattataacCGGAATTTCTGAAGAGTTGTAACTCTTCAGAAATACATCTCTCTATACCCTGCTTTGTCATTATAAATAGACAAAGGGATGAGAAGAAAAAGTTACAGTAACTGCATCAAAGAACATATAACATTCTACACAAAATATTTCTATATTACGTCtctgatttttgtgccaaaaatcaGAGGGCACCGTCTTCTGTCAATAGGAAATTCGGTTTCACCCAGGCACTAataagggtcgaattattctattaggaaagcggAGTCGATTCGGTGCGGTTTTATTGTCAATTCATGTTCGTGCATATCCAATTTTCTAACAATCTAATAGAATAATTTCGAAATCTGTTAAGATGACGAATATCAAGGAATAACAATGAAGGATTCTTAAGAGTATTTTTTGTGATAATGATCGTGTCGATATGCAAGACGATATTGGTGTGGGAGTTTTGATAAATGGAACCGCTGGTAAAAGTTTGGAATTCAGTGTAAAAGGGCGATCAATGAAAAGTCTTATGAGGCTTACAAATTATATATCGCCAAATTGATGATGGCAAAACAAGACGTGCGGAAACATTAAAGGCACATATAAGTAGATATTGTTTTAATAATAGTTGTCTCCATGATGATTAATAAATGTTATTGCTTGTGTTCGAAAATAATGTCTACAATAGTTGTATGATGAGTGGTTTTTATTACCATTGTTATACTGTATACTTGCTGAGTGCTTTTTATCACCATTATTTTCGTCTTTAACATAAATTAGGTAGTATCCCGTGCTTCGCACGGCCTGTTTGTATATTCTATCATTGTAATTATTAAAAagtatatataatattataatgatGTCTTAAGAttttacctataaataaaataGATTAAACTTTTTTCAAATATTGTTTTTTGAGGCATAACttcaaaaaatttaaaatacAACTTATAAAATACGGAGTGCTTATTTCAAAGTAAGGGTTAACAGTCATAATCAATGTTTTATACTTCACGTATCCATATTAACtacaaattattataattaaacgTACTCCGTGGTAAGTTTCCTACTTGATCACGTTTGTTCTAATACAATTGTATTTAATAATCGTTACTCTGTATTTTTGTTGTGATTATTCAAATACACTCGTTATCACCGATACATACTTGTCACAATGTTTAAATTTTTAAACCCTCACAAAATCTATTGTATACTTCGGTCTGATATGCATATATAACTTGTCACAATATAGTTTGTTCATCTCTACATTATAAAAACTTATGTTTTAGTAATTATTTTTTCTTAAATAAATATAATGACTTTTACAAATATATTTTCCGTGATGTATCTAATGGTCGATGATTTTTTAACTTTCTCAAGGTGTTTTTTACTTAATAAATATAAGAATTGTGAGATACTCATTCAGACCATATATATACGGAGTAGGAAATTATACTCGAAGATGTTATATCGTGTATACTTTATACAATGTAAAATGAATACGCCTACCATGCCCAATAGGAAAAAAATCGTTGATTTACATTAGTTTGTAGTCAATATATTTTTGAATCATTCATTCACGTTGTTTTATAGGATAAAAAGTTAATGTATAGTCGCACTTACATGTTAGATGAAGCATACATGTTACTCTATGTCTACTATAGTCAATATATGAGTTTACGCTTGACTATGGTATTTGTGAAACTCATACTGGTTATTGTTGGAGTATATTGTTAGTTAACAGTCAGTTACATGTTACTAATTtactatatgtatatatataggcTCTATAAATCTCTCACAAAGAATAGTGATACAAAGAGTATTAAACTCATACTCGcgtccaattatttatttacctttaattaaaatatttctcacaaaaaaaattattatacAAAGAgtattaaattttaaatttatctATAATTCCCATTTGTTGATTAATCGTGTGAAAAACCTCTTCTATATTTAACAAAgttatatttttaaattttttatttataataatgataagggtttttctaacctatgcccactaggcataggataagaaacccaaaatagaaagtaatAAATGTATTTTCTTGTAAATCAAAGTAAAAGTAGTTGATATTGCAATTTCCCATACAAATATCatttatttctttccttttttgggtttcttatcctatgcctagtgggcataggttaaaAAAACCGTAATGATAATAGTGGTAATATAAAAGTTATTCTTCTTCTTGTTAAACCCAATCATGAAAATAGTAAACGTAGTTTGAAAGCCATATAGGTTCTGTTAATGTATTGCTAAAGAATATGGTTGGTTGATTTGACTGAAATAATGCCAACAAATTACAAAAAATAATTAATACTCCTTAGATAACACTACACTTATCAAATCATTTTCTCTCGTGTGAACATTCTCTTGGATGATTTTTGCAATTCCCCATCTCAAACAATTATGTAGATGCACTCAACTATTAATGTTAATGTATATTACTCGTAATTAATATATTATGCATGTACGGTCTTTATTCAAAAAGATgtactcctcctcctccgccaTTTTTTATCCTATTTTATTTTGCAATATCTCAGTCAATTGttttcctttctattttaggttCGGAATGCATTTGATTAGCATTTGATCATTCATACATAATTTTGTCCACTTATTATTTAATAATCAGTCCCAGTCCCCTTCTCTTTTCCTTCTCTTTTTATGGTCTTTGTGAcaaaatcaaatgacaataattgACCGGAATAGAGGGAGTAAATAGAAAGTTATTGGGGGGTTTTTCCAATGCGGCCGCATCTAATCAATTTACAAATTTTATATAAAGAATATTTAAATTTATAAGTTAGGTTCGGAGTGTTATTGTTAGAATGCATCTATAAATCAATTAGCTAGTTTGTTCTAAAGGAATATATGGTATTGTGTTTGTTTATGATGATAGTTCAATGTaacaaaactgaaattaaaacaataTCCTGACTTAAGCAAAACTaagccttttttttcttttttttgtaaaCTAAAGTTAATTGTTATAACTAAATATAAAAATtgcattattgttgttgttgtcgtcgccGTAGTCTGTTGTCGGAAAACAATAAGCCATCATACATCCATTCTTAAACTATACTCCAAAATTCTCCTCAAATTGaatcaaaacaaaaccaaaatttaatttataaaaacataaataaattaattaagtgCTACTGTGAAACAAAAAAGGATATTGAATTTATTCCCTTTATATGGAGGAACTTCTGTCGTAATTTGCTCCTTTTTCGGGGAATCTTTAAGCACTTGTGAGGCATGTTTAGCTGAGTTTAGAGAACGAAGTATCTTTTATAGTAGTAATAATACCGGCACAACCATACAATGATACAAATTGCAAAAGATCAATTTTGGATGAACTCGATTAACCACCAATGTCCATCCCTCTTATTATCAATTAATCAATCACACAACAATACAACATAGAGGTATGAAGGATTATTGTACAATTAACAATATGATGAAGGAGATAAGTATGTGTGCCCGTATAGGTATAATTCTGAAAATTTTCAAAGGTATTCTAAAAGTAAGATGTACGATGAAGCCATGAAAACTACTCTGTCTATTTATATGTATGTAGGTTGCTCATTAGAGACATTAAAGTGTACACAATTCATCCAGATTCATTATGTGCATCAATGCAATGTACTTGCTATACGTAGTAATTTTTGAAGTGCATTAATTCTCCTAGGTAATTGTATTTGACGAATTGTTTGTGCGCATATGGCATAGTATTTAGCAAACTTTATATACAATGCATCATCAAAGAAATATTTGAGATAATTTGTTTTAAATGCACATGTCAAATCTACAACTTCTCAACCCAACTTTATATATAGGAGTATAAGATAAGATAAGATAAGATATAAAATAGGATCtatatattttattatttatatgtacaaatttatatatatttttgttATCAAATATCATCCAATAAAATTATTTTAGATTAATGCTCAATAATTAGCTCCTCCTACAATGAACAAACTTATTCAATACGGagtaagagagaaaaaaaaagcaCATTTATTGACATGCAACTATTTTTGTGATGATCTTTTTTATGACAATTATTATACGGAGTAACTCGTTTTTAGTGATTTTGAGATATTAAATGCTAATACTTAAATGCTAATGCCACATGGCGGATCCACACCTTcccaacccagttttatatatatatataggattctAAATGATGGTATTCAAATTCTTATGACTCATGTATTATGAGAGATATCATGGTCATGTTAACTGTTAGTGGTCGTGAGTATTAGGGTAGACAACCATGGATTTATATGGGAGGTTATCAATTGATTTTATATGATGTATGTTATGTTAAACATGTCGATATATGTGTGGTTTGTGGATCAAATGGTTTATTGTGTTTGATCATGACCATGTTTTGACGGTTTTTTACTTATTTAATTGCTCAAGGAGTTTCTTCGACATCCGCGTATAATACTCAATTGGCAGTATGATGTTTGGCTTAATGAAACACAAAGTTCGTCTTTTGTGTTTTTCAATGATTATAATTAGCCATGTTCATGCAATGGTATGTGAAGTGTCATTATGTTTTTATGATGTCAAATTTTGTTCATGTGAACGATTTTCTACTGTGTTTGGCACTGATCTTGAATTATTTGTTGTTGACATGTGGTAAAGCATGGTACTGCATATACTTAGAATATTATTTGCATCATGGTTGATGAGGTTATGAATGCAatgttttgtgttagttttgatAAGTAGCATGAATCTGTTATCATGGACTTTTAATGCTTATATATCTTATCACATTAACATGTTAATATCTTGTGTAAAGAATTTTAAACtttgattatttaattgttttTACCATATAATCTCGGGAATGATGGTTTGCGATAACCATGGTGAGATTATGGAATCATGGTGGTTTAACCATGTTAGAAGTACATCAATAGCATTGAATGTATAGTTATTTGACGAGTCCGGTAAAGGAGTAGTCATTTGTTGTAAGATTATTGACAAGTTGGTCTTTGGCAATAGACCAAAGATGATTTACCTTATAAAAAGTGGTTCTGTCATCGTGTTTTTCTATGAAGGACATGGGGGAGGTAATATGATCCTTGGTATTAGGATCAAGGGTGAGAGTATGATTATTACTCTCAAGTCTCAATGGTCGATTATGACGCTTTTATTCAATAATGAAAGTGGAGCTATTACTCGGGTTTGCATAAGGGCTTAATTATTGCGGTTTGACAAGTTGAGTAAGTATACTAGTATAGCTAGTACTCATCTTTGGCAAGGGATTAAGCAAGTGTGACAATGTATAAAGTAAACCATGAATTATGGTTTGTCCTATGTCATTTTTTCTTCGGCTTTAGAGGGATAGTATTTTGCAAATTGAAGTACCAAATGTAAAAGGTGATTTTCTACTAGTGGTAGTGTATTTCACTTTGGAAAGTATCATGAGTATATGGACTTCCAAGAAGCGAATTTGCATTATGAGTTTGACATTGGAGTTGGTATGCGTAGTGTTAGCATAGCCGGTTAAGGCTAAGTAGCTAAGGAAATTAATTAATCTACGGTATTACTTAAAAGTATTAGACTAATTTCATCCATGTTTTTTTATAGTAAATAACAGTGCACCAGGGTGTTTGCTATAACACGGTTTATGGACTATCATAAATGGGGATGATCTTGGTTGTCTTTTGTGAGATCTCATTTTTTAGTTGATCACTTTGCATAAAGGATCAATTAGGGACTTGGTTATAAATTCGGTTGACGGGATGAGACTAAAACTCGTATAAGATCCTTGAcgataggatacccaattcccctctaatacaatgttagaggctgaattcaatatggaaggcctattgttaagagattgaagcac from Silene latifolia isolate original U9 population chromosome 10, ASM4854445v1, whole genome shotgun sequence encodes:
- the LOC141605949 gene encoding putative sulfate transporter 3.5, with translation MENSTLENNSNPNNVNFAEPRSFIKTLKSDLAETLFPDDPFKGFMNEPPKKRLLKGVQYFVPIFEWLPNYNLKLLRYDILAGITIASLAIPQGISYANLGKIPPIVGLYSSFVPPFIYALFGSSKNLAVGTVATCSLIIAQTIGDKVSPTDNPALYLQLVFTATFITGILQTALGVLRLGFLVDFLSHSTITGFMGGTAVIISLQQLKGIFGLSHFTTKTDVVSVLTAVFTHRKEWHWQSAVVGIIFLTFLHFTKYLKTKKPKLFWISAMAPLATVIIGGLFAYFAHAEKYGITVVGPLKRGINPSSIKELNFDAKYIAAPLKAGLITAILALAEGIAIGRSFAIMKNEQTDGNKEMIAFGLMNIVGSFTSCYLTTGPFSKTAVNYNAGCKTQMSNVVMAIIMMLTLLLLAPLFSYTPMVALSAIIMSAMIGLIEFDKYYHLFKVDKFDFCICMVAFLGVSFINMDTGLALSVGLGIIRALLYTARPATCKLINIPNSNLYRDVEQYPVSSGISGILIIQLGSPIFYSNTTYIRERIIRWIRDEESNSDMQGDSVEHVILDLGGVTSIDMTGIEGFFELKRLLEAKGIKVALVNPRIEVLEKLIKSKLIDAIGKEAVFLSIEDAVGSCRFRLNGPNKLNQQNSA